In Aedes albopictus strain Foshan chromosome 3, AalbF5, whole genome shotgun sequence, the following are encoded in one genomic region:
- the LOC134290269 gene encoding uncharacterized protein LOC134290269, giving the protein MLRVTMSIYDPLGLVAAFVIHGKVLVQDVWRTKIDWDEKVPWEIFLRWKQWLAVLRTMNTVKVPRCYFPGYSTDSYNSLDLHVFVDASEEAYAAVAYFRVIDNGCVRCSLVSSKTKVAPLHPLSIPRLELSAAVIGARLRKTIEEKHSLKIRRTVFWSDSSTVIAWIRSDARRYRQFVAFRVNEILSLSSVQEWRWVPTKLNVADEATKWGKGPSFDPDSRWYHGPDFLYDNELEWPKDCRSDTNTTVEELRPAYVCKHLVIEPVVMLDRFSRWERLLRSMAYVVRFIDNSMLKHRKQPLHLGALTRDELQKAERCLWRMAQCDGFPDEVAVFKHNLQSSQRRNLERNSPLIKLTPAIDDFNVLRMDGRIQEADFVDYDARNPIILPRGHRVTDLLLDWYHRRFQHANDETVVNEVRQRFYIPKLRVQVRLTRKQCKWCRVYKAVPAVPRMGPLPKARLMPFCRPFTMVGIDYFGPYSIRSPTGRSTLKRWVVLFTCLTVRAVHVEIAANLSTDSCKKAIRRFIGRRGAPREIYTDNGTNFVGASRELAAEIRAINEEIGSTFTDTQTQWQFIPPSAPHMGGCWERMVRSVKAALGTVPTVRVLDEESFATVLVEAESMVNSRPLTFIPLETADHELLTPNHFLLLSSTRSRVVDTKPLPSPQLYWCTTTNQEPRGRKSCNPQ; this is encoded by the coding sequence ATGCTAAGAGTTACGATGAGCATCTATGATCCTCTGGGTCTCGTGGCAGCCTTCGTTATCCATGGGAAGGTACTTGTCCAGGACGTCTGGAGGACCAAAATCGATTGGGACGAGAAGGTTCCCTGGGAAATTTTCTTACGCTGGAAACAGTGGCTTGCTGTACTCCGCACGATGAATACAGTTAAAGTTCCTCGCTGTTATTTCCCAGGATACAGCACCGATAGCTACAACTCCCTAGACTTGCACGTCTTCGTTGATGCTAGCGAAGAAGCCTACGCAGCAGTCGCGTATTTTCGCGTCATCGACAACGGTTGTGTTCGGTGCTCATTAGTATCTTCGAAGACAAAAGTAGCTCCACTTCATCCTCTTTCCATCCCACGCCTTGAACTGTCCGCTGCAGTAATTGGCGCACGTTTACGGAAGACGATTGAAGAGAAACATTCTCTGAAAATACGTCGCACAGTTTTCTGGAGTGATTCATCAACGGTTATCGCTTGGATTAGGTCCGATGCGCGTCGCTATCGACAGTTCGTAGCATTTCGGGTCAACGAAATACTCAGTCTATCGTCGGTTCAAGAGTGGCGCTGGGTGCCCACAAAACTGAACGTGGCCGATGAAGCCACAAAGTGGGGTAAAGGTCCTTCCTTTGATCCGGACAGCCGATGGTATCACGGGCCGGATTTCCTGTACGACAACGAACTGGAATGGCCGAAAGACTGTCGATCCGATACCAACACTACAGTGGAAGAACTTCGGCCAGCCTATGTCTGCAAACATCTTGTCATCGAACCAGTGGTGATGTTAGACCGTTTCTCTCGCTGGGAGCGACTACTGCGAAGTATGGCGTACGTTGTGCGATTCATCGACAACAGTATGTTGAAGCACAGAAAGCAACCTCTACATCTAGGTGCGCTGACTAGGGATGAACTCCAGAAGGCGGAAAGGTGCTTGTGGAGAATGGCACAGTGCGACGGGTTTCCGGATGAAGTAGCGGTGTTCAAACACAATCTCCAGTCATCTCAACGGCGGAATCTAGAACGAAACAGCCCACTAATCAAACTCACGCCAGCGATAGACGACTTCAACGTGCTACGAATGGATGGCCGCATTCAGGAAGCTGACTTCGTTGATTATGACGCCAGAAATCCAATCATCTTGCCAAGAGGACATCGCGTGACTGATCTGCTTCTGGACTGGTACCACCGAAGGTTCCAACACGCAAACGACGAAACGGTGGTGAACGAGGTCAGGCAGCGTTTCTACATACCAAAACTGAGAGTACAGGTCCGTCTGACGAGGAAGCAGTGTAAATGGTGTAGAGTTTATAAAGCAGTCCCAGCCGTGCCTAGAATGGGACctcttccaaaagctagactgATGCCATTCTGTCGGCCATTTACCATGGTCGGAATCGACTATTTTGGACCTTATTCCATACGATCACCGACAGGAAGAAGCACGCTCAAGCGGTGGGTGGTGTTATTCACCTGCCTGACTGTAAGAGCAGTTCATGTAGAGATTGCAGCCAACCTATCGACGGACTCCTGCAAGAAGGCGATTCGCCGGTTCATCGGGCGCAGAGGTGCCCCACGTGAGATCTACACGGACAATGGTACCAATTTTGTCGGTGCAAGCAGAGAATTGGCGGCAGAAATACGGGCGATCAATGAGGAGATCGGCAGCACTTTCACTGACACCCAGACACAATGGCAGTTTATTCCACCGTCAGCACCGCACATGGGGGGATGCTGGGAGAGGATGGTGCGGTCGGTCAAAGCCGCTTTAGGAACCGTTCCAACCGTACGTGTCCTAGATGAAGAATCGTTTGCCACTGTACTCGTCGAAGCGGAGTCTATGGTCAATTCTAGACCTCTGACCTTCATCCCGCTAGAAACAGCTGATCACGAGTTGTTGACACCAAACCACTTCCTTCTCCTCAGCTCTACACGATCACGAGTTGTTGACACCAAACCACTTCCTTCTCCTCAGCTCTACTGGTGTACGACAACCAATCAAGAACCCCGTGGACGAAAAAGCTGCAATCCGCAGTAG